The proteins below come from a single Mercenaria mercenaria strain notata chromosome 3, MADL_Memer_1, whole genome shotgun sequence genomic window:
- the LOC123524169 gene encoding uncharacterized protein LOC123524169 isoform X2 has protein sequence MYNLQYRKQNGKYHKSLQVSQFGEARIVLRDLEEDQTYLVTVRGVTKEGRYGPESDQKSGVPVNKSLKPAEITGISVAVLVGVIFAGVGLFCVLRRCKKKAQTVIKQAGAITIPDAPDHEIFSSFGRQDSNDSGFDLTPSPDEGVKGNKLSSNPFVLPNDYRFATIGNGELEGIISGSINVTDTTDYEST, from the exons ATGTACAATCTGCAATACAGAAAACAGAATGGAAAATACCACAAAA GTCTGCAAGTGTCACAGTTTGGTGAAGCAAGAATTGTGCTAAGGGACTTGGAAGAGGATCAAACGTACCTTGTGACGGTCAGAGGGGTCACAAAAGAGGGACGATATGGACCAGAAAGCGATCAAAAATCAGGCGTACCAGTAAATAAAA GTCTAAAGCCAGCGGAAATAACGGGGATCTCGGTTGCTGTGCTTGTTGGTGTTATATTTGCGGGAGTAGGATTGTTCTGTGTGTTAAG ACGATGTAAAAAGAAAGCACAAACAGTAATAAAGCAAGCTGGAGCTATAACTATTCCTGATGCTCCTGATCATGAAATATTCTCTTCC tttGGACGTCAAGACAGTAACGACAGTGGATTTGACCTGACACCATCACCAGATGAGGGTGTGAAGGGAAATAAATTAAGCAGCAATCCGTTTGTTTTACCAAATGATTATCGTTTTGCAACGATAGGCAACGGTGAACTTGAAG GCATTATCAGCGGATCTATCAATGTCACAGACACCACAGACTATGAGAGCACTTAA
- the LOC123524169 gene encoding uncharacterized protein LOC123524169 isoform X1 — MYNLQYRKQNGKYHKSLQVSQFGEARIVLRDLEEDQTYLVTVRGVTKEGRYGPESDQKSGVPVNKSLKPAEITGISVAVLVGVIFAGVGLFCVLRRCKKKAQTVIKQAGAITIPDAPDHEIFSSFGRQDSNDSGFDLTPSPDEGVKGNKLSSNPFVLPNDYRFATIGNGELEGTTTDNYALELEKTYPLSESSDMSVLKQDLFCVTSKSPRDSKLALVIPKPVAFDKESESETSFSSGENTVALDTWKGQSNYYVDYRRATPNRIDDTDDELQTEGLLRVIDSETNATHSDNYQTQLKHESHQAYTSFPLGDTQIIFNIPCPTNVLKNNDFSFSDENEFSLTTTDNYQESSCIASSIVAPTSELFPISSKNILQSDANSQCSSYATTTDATRLQSSPVSKDFKQVKSDKNGDPDNHIMNKQSTGLHTISDISTHSNSVITQIPDIFIAQDKSTKVPCTTGTGSVLSASSPATLHITPASVQNNCYVTADHHCFHQITVPTNVSISENVIPLNNGQQVMQHPCAIQTSNSTVHSQTDCSFCAFEHDTSCSNDCINAEMSSTDFCFPHSNAVQDKFTCNHVLNSININENVPYAHIITGSVPSNAVHSLCSDICIGNVSSLDSNPDSYSTPKSDATYKSADPGYVFSTDGNGVCQLTECRFQANGETVEENKIGEKYASHNE; from the exons ATGTACAATCTGCAATACAGAAAACAGAATGGAAAATACCACAAAA GTCTGCAAGTGTCACAGTTTGGTGAAGCAAGAATTGTGCTAAGGGACTTGGAAGAGGATCAAACGTACCTTGTGACGGTCAGAGGGGTCACAAAAGAGGGACGATATGGACCAGAAAGCGATCAAAAATCAGGCGTACCAGTAAATAAAA GTCTAAAGCCAGCGGAAATAACGGGGATCTCGGTTGCTGTGCTTGTTGGTGTTATATTTGCGGGAGTAGGATTGTTCTGTGTGTTAAG ACGATGTAAAAAGAAAGCACAAACAGTAATAAAGCAAGCTGGAGCTATAACTATTCCTGATGCTCCTGATCATGAAATATTCTCTTCC tttGGACGTCAAGACAGTAACGACAGTGGATTTGACCTGACACCATCACCAGATGAGGGTGTGAAGGGAAATAAATTAAGCAGCAATCCGTTTGTTTTACCAAATGATTATCGTTTTGCAACGATAGGCAACGGTGAACTTGAAGGTACAACAACTGATAACTACGCTCTTGAACTAGAAAAGACGTATCCATTATCTGAATCTTCTGATATGTCAGTGCTCAAACAAGATCTATTTTGTGTTACATCAAAAAGTCCAAGAGACTCAAAATTAGCACTAGTCATACCTAAACCCGTTGCATTTGATAAAGAGTCTGAAAGCGAAACGTCCTTTTCTAGTGGAGAAAACACTGTTGCACTTGACACTTGGAAAGGCCAaagtaattattatgttgattaCAGGAGAGCAACTCCTAATCGAATAGATGACACTGATGATGAACTGCAAACTGAAGGACTTCTGCGTGTCATTGACAGTGAGACAAATGCAACACACTCTGACAATTACCAGACACAGCTAAAGCACGAATCGCACCAAGCGTATACTTCGTTCCCTTTAGGCGACAcgcaaataattttcaatattccTTGTCCAACAaacgttttgaaaaataatgatttttcttttaGTGATGAAAATGAATTTTCGCTTACAACAACTGACAATTATCAAGAATCAAGTTGTATAGCCTCATCCATAGTGGCCCCTACGTCTGAGCTCTTCCCAATTTCTTCTAAAAATATCTTACAAAGCGATGCCAATTCTCAATGTTCAAGTTACGCAACAACTACAGATGCAACTAGGCTACAAAGTTCACCTGTATCAAAAGACTTTAAGCAAGTTAAATCTGACAAAAATGGTGATCCAGATAATCATATTATGAATAAACAATCAACTGGACTACACACTATCTCTGACATATCTACACATTCAAATTCTGTCATTACACAAATTCCAGATATTTTTATCGCACAAGACAAATCTACGAAAGTCCCTTGTACAACTGGCACAGGATCAGTGTTATCGGCTTCCTCACCGGCTACATTGCATATAACACCCGCTTCTGTTCAAAATAATTGTTATGTAACAGCTGATCATCACTGTTTTCATCAAATTACTGTGCCCACCAACGTCTCTATCTCTGAAAATGTCATTCCTTTAAACAATGGTCAGCAAGTTATGCAACATCCTTGTGCTATCCAAACTTCTAATAGCACTGTTCACAGTCAAACAGATTGTTCTTTCTGTGCTTTTGAACATGATACATCTTGTTCAAACGATTGTATCAATGCCGAAATGTCCAGTACAGACTTTTGTTTTCCTCATTCAAACGCTGTTCAAGACAAATTTACTTGCAATCACGTTTTGAATTCCATTAACATCAACGAAAATGTGCCATATGCCCATATAATTACTGGTAGTGTGCCTTCAAATGCTGTACACAGCCTTTGTTCTGATATTTGCATTGGAAACGTATCCAGTCTTGATAGCAATCCTGATTCATATTCTACACCAAAATCAGATGCAACTTATAAAAGTGCAGATCCAGGCTATGTGTTCTCAACAGACGGTAACGGCGTGTGTCAACTAACGGAATGTAGGTTTCAAGCAAATGGCGAAACTGTCGAGGAGAACAAGATCGGAGAAAAGTATGCAAGTCATAACGAATAA